From Cytobacillus sp. IB215665, the proteins below share one genomic window:
- a CDS encoding YitT family protein, whose protein sequence is MKKRSRKSQALDPKIIATLDIFYILIGSAIVALAFNLFLLPNNVASGGVSGISTITKEMFGWKPAYVQWAFNVPLFIAGVMLLGRKFGMKTLIGTVFLPFVVYLSENLEPATQNPLLGALFGGMGVGLGLGIVFRGQASTGGTDLAAQIFHKYTGISLGTCVAFIDGLIVITAAIVFDIESGLYAIIALFVTSKTINFIQVGFGYSKMAMIITNEQEEVRSKILHELDRGVTKLSAFGGYTDDEKPILMCVVNQTEFTKLKQLVKSIDTSAFVVAMDATEVLGEGFKRA, encoded by the coding sequence ATGAAGAAACGAAGCCGTAAGAGTCAAGCATTGGACCCGAAAATAATTGCAACATTAGACATATTTTATATACTGATTGGATCGGCTATTGTTGCTCTTGCTTTTAACTTGTTTTTACTACCCAACAATGTTGCCTCTGGTGGGGTAAGTGGGATTAGTACGATTACAAAAGAGATGTTTGGATGGAAGCCTGCTTATGTACAATGGGCATTCAATGTTCCATTATTTATCGCTGGCGTCATGTTGCTCGGTCGTAAATTTGGAATGAAAACATTAATTGGTACAGTATTTTTGCCGTTTGTTGTTTATTTATCGGAAAACCTCGAGCCTGCTACGCAAAATCCTCTACTAGGAGCTTTGTTCGGAGGAATGGGTGTCGGACTAGGGTTAGGAATCGTTTTTCGTGGACAAGCATCAACAGGTGGAACAGATTTAGCTGCGCAAATTTTTCACAAGTATACTGGTATTTCACTTGGAACATGCGTCGCATTTATTGACGGTTTAATCGTTATTACAGCAGCAATTGTATTTGATATTGAGAGTGGTTTATATGCAATTATCGCATTATTTGTTACGAGTAAAACGATCAATTTCATACAAGTTGGGTTCGGCTATTCAAAAATGGCAATGATTATTACAAATGAGCAAGAGGAAGTACGCAGTAAAATATTGCATGAACTAGATCGAGGAGTGACAAAGCTGTCAGCTTTTGGAGGCTATACAGATGACGAAAAACCAATTCTTATGTGTGTTGTCAATCAAACAGAGTTCACTAAATTGAAACAATTGGTTAAAAGTATTGATACATCAGCATTTGTCGTTGCTATGGATGCCACTGAGGTCCTTGGTGAGGGTTTTAAAAGGGCTTAA
- the cccB gene encoding cytochrome c551: MKMKLLALLMGTSLVLAACGGGGDEATEPKEEAETTPTEETETETGDTGAVNVAAAEDVYKQSCAGCHGGNLEGGFGPQLENIGSKLSQADIEDIIANGQGSMSGGIITGDDAVNVAAWLAEKK, translated from the coding sequence ATGAAAATGAAATTACTTGCATTATTGATGGGTACATCTCTTGTATTAGCTGCTTGTGGTGGTGGCGGAGATGAAGCTACAGAACCAAAAGAAGAGGCTGAAACTACACCAACTGAAGAAACAGAAACAGAAACAGGAGATACAGGTGCAGTGAATGTTGCTGCAGCAGAAGATGTTTATAAACAAAGCTGTGCTGGTTGTCACGGTGGAAATTTAGAAGGCGGATTTGGACCACAGCTAGAGAATATTGGCAGTAAGCTTTCACAAGCAGACATTGAAGATATCATTGCGAATGGTCAAGGTTCTATGAGTGGTGGAATCATTACTGGCGATGATGCAGTAAATGTTGCAGCATGGTTAGCTGAGAAAAAATAA
- the ftsE gene encoding cell division ATP-binding protein FtsE yields MIEMQDVYKTYPNGVLAINGISVKINEGEFVYVVGPSGAGKSTFIKMMYREEKPSNGSIMINGINLSSLKEKKVPLLRRHIGVVFQDFKLLPKLTVYENVAFALEVIEENPKYIKRRVMGVLDLVRLKHKARFKPDELSGGEQQRVSIARSIVNSPKIMIADEPTGNLDPDTAWEIMDIFEEINNRGTTILMATHNSEIVNKIKKRVIAIENGKIARDEMRGEYGYEI; encoded by the coding sequence ATGATAGAAATGCAGGATGTGTATAAAACTTATCCTAACGGTGTCCTAGCGATTAACGGGATTAGCGTGAAAATTAATGAAGGTGAATTTGTTTATGTCGTTGGTCCTAGTGGTGCAGGGAAATCAACGTTTATTAAAATGATGTACCGTGAAGAAAAGCCATCAAATGGTTCAATTATGATAAATGGAATCAATTTATCAAGCCTTAAAGAAAAAAAGGTTCCTTTGTTACGAAGGCATATAGGAGTAGTCTTTCAAGATTTTAAACTTCTTCCTAAGCTTACTGTATATGAAAATGTGGCATTTGCTTTAGAAGTAATAGAAGAAAACCCAAAATACATAAAACGAAGAGTGATGGGAGTATTAGATTTAGTACGCCTGAAGCATAAGGCTCGTTTTAAGCCAGATGAATTATCTGGTGGGGAGCAGCAGCGTGTATCTATTGCCCGTTCCATCGTTAACTCTCCAAAAATAATGATAGCAGATGAACCTACGGGGAACCTTGACCCAGATACAGCGTGGGAAATCATGGACATATTTGAGGAAATTAATAATAGGGGAACGACAATTTTGATGGCGACTCATAATAGTGAGATCGTAAACAAAATTAAAAAACGAGTTATTGCAATTGAAAATGGCAAAATTGCCCGTGATGAAATGAGAGGGGAGTATGGTTATGAAATTTAG